The Oscillatoria acuminata PCC 6304 genomic interval CATTGTTACAGATGCTGCCATCAGACATCACCCCAGTGGTGCTTTCAGGCAATCCCCGTCAGACTAGGGAACGCTACCAAGTCTCTGCCTGTAATCGGATGTCCGCATTTTCCGTCTGGCAAGTGCTGCGAGAGTCGGATGTATTTATTTGGGGGGGAGGCAGCTTGATCCAAGATGTCACCAGTGCAGTTAGCCCTTTATATTATGCCGGGTTGATGGGATTGGCACAGGGACTGGGATTGAAAACGATCGCCTGGGGACAAGGGGTAGGTCCTTTAAAACGCCCCTTAACCCGCCGGATTGCAAAACAGACTTTTTCTAAATGCACTCGGGTGAGTGTGCGCGATCGCGGTTCTGCTGCTTTACTCGCCGAATGGCAGATTCCCTTTACAATGGCACCGGATCCGGTTTGGGCGTTGGAAGGGAAACCTGTTCCGGGGTTGTGGGATTTACCTGCCCCTCGGGTTGCGGTAAACTTGCGATCGCATCCCCTTTTAACTCCCGCCCGCTTAGACACCCTCACCCGGGCTTTAATTTCCTTTCAAAAAGCCACCGATACCTGTCTGTTATTGGTTCCCTTTCAAGCCTCTCAAGATTTGGCGATCGCTCAATCGATTCAAGCTCAACTTCCCGGTCCTAATCATCTGTTTATGTTGGAAGACCCCCGGGAACTGAAAGGGCTATTTCGGGGAGTCGAAATGACCATCGGAATGCGATTCCACAGTTTAATTATGGCGGCGGCAGAAGGATGTCGCTGTTTTGCTATTAGTTATGACCCGAAAGTGAATCAACTGATGGCTGATTTAGAACTTCCGGGTTGGGAATTAGCCGACATCCCCGAAGATCCCAATATAATTAGTAAACTTTGGATAGAACAATATGCCAATGGTGACCCTCTTTCTGATATTTCTATTCAAGCCATTGTCGATCGCGCCTTGATTCATGAAGAACTTTTGCAGAATTTATGAGTTAAATTTTTCAGCAATTGCTGAATTTAGGGGTTAAAAAGGATTAAAAACGAGACTAAATTTGATTTGATTCAATTGAATTCAGGGGGAAAGAAACCGGGTTTCTGCTCTAAATTTAGTCTAAAATTTCTAGATTTTGTAGGAAAATCCGGTTTCTAAAGAGTGCTAGTATTGATAACTCTCAGAAGCATCGGGATCAGAGCAGTCGCCTCGGTTACGACATCCCATCTCGACGGCCCAATTCATAGACGCCACAAATAATACAGGCAATAATGCCGACGGAAATGGCCCAACTGCTGCCGAGGGTGAATTGGACGCCCCAGTTGCATAAGCCCCCCATTGCTAAAAAGGGGACAATGCTGAAAACCGACGCATAGAGGGCATTTTGGGACTCTCGGGCCCGTTTTGAGCGCTCGAACTCTTTTTCTGAGGTGTAAAGAGCGCGATCGGCAAAGTTAAACCAGCGATTGAGTTGTTCAATGACCCATTCAGTGAGGCTGGAAAGACCCATATAAAGGGCCAGAGACCATAATGAGGTTCCGGCAAGGGCGGTGGTATCCACTGCAAATTCAAAGGGAAAAATTTCAGTTAACATAGTTGAGGCACTGGGATGATGAATTTATCTTTTCAGCGATTTTAACAAAAGTTAAGAATTCAGGCTGCGGTGTCCTCATGATGACATGAGATTGATTCAGGGCCGTCCCAAAATTAAACCGATTTATGGATTCGGTGCGTGAATGAGTGACCAGGGTACAACTTAGGGTAAAATCCACGTCGAGAAAATAACTTTCCATCGCAGCGTTGGGGTAGGGCCTGCTGAATGACTGGGGTGCAGGATTTTATGGAACGCAAGGGGTTCTCAAGCTGGACCGTTACCTCGACGTGGTGGATTCATCCACCCTTAAAAGGGGGCGTATTAAATTTCATAGCCCTGTTGAGAAGAGATTTTATCTGTTTGATGCTCAAACGGATTTGAACCGATTCATAATGTTAATCTGCGGTTGAGGAATTGAAGTGATGATGCGAAATGCTATCCCCGGATGGATGCACAAAAACTTAACCCGTACTTTACGACGGCTGTTGTTTGTGGGGCTAGGTTTAGCGGTGATGCTGGTTCTGGGGTTACAACCCCAGATTGCTCAATCTCAGGGACCGGGAATGCCACAGATTGCAGCGGCGAATCATTGGCAAGGGGCTTCCTTTCCTGTGGAAAATTTTCAGGCTTATACCTCGCCATTTGGCTATCGTCAGTCCCCGACTGGAGGTTATAGCCGGGAATTTCACTCGGGTTTAGATATTGCCGCACCGATGGGAAGCTATATCCGCAATTGGTGGGCGGGAACGGTGTCGCAGGTGATCGATGACGATCGCTGTGGCATTGGGTTGGTGATCAACTCAGGAGACTGGGAGCATATCTATTGCCATATGCAAGGAGCCGTTGAGCGCTCAGGGGGGCGTCGTTACCTGATTGATCGCACGGGGGGCTTACAAATTTTTCTAGGTCAACAGGTTCCGGCTGGGGTCCGCATCGGTCGAGTGGGGATGTCAGGACGCAGTACGGGTCCTCATCTTCACTGGGGTCTGAGATATGCCAATGAGTGGTATGACCCGGCATTGATTTTGCGGGCCATGTATAGCTCATCCCGCAGTGTTTCGATGCAACGTTAGAGGGCACTTACCCATCATCATCGCGATAGATCCTAGGGGCAGTTCATGAATTGCCCCTATAGATCCGGTTAGATCCCCAAACTTGCTTGAGTCCTAAATTCTTGGCCAAAAAAGGGGCGCGCTCATGGCGCGCCCCTTTTGGTGGGGGAAGAGAAGATTCAGGGTTTAACGAATCTTCTTGAGGACCTCTTTTTCCGGGAGTTCCACATATTCGCTGACGATTTGCCGGAATTTTTCACCTTCGATGGTTTCTTCTTCCAAAAGAATATCCAAAAGACGATCCATCATGTCCCGGTGTTCACGGATGATAGAACGCGCTTTTTCATAGCACTGAAAGGCGATCGCCCGCACCTGTCGGTCCACTTTAGAAGCGACTTCTTCGGAATACTCCGCTTTGCTGCCTAAATCACGACCTAAAAAGACTTCCGGGTTCTGGGTTTCTAAAGCAAGGGGACCCAAATCTGACATTCCGTAGCGCGTCACCATTTCTCGGGCAATCTTGGCCACCGCCTGGATATCACTCTGTGCTCCTTGGGTAATTTCCATCGCGCCGAACACTTCATGTTCTGCGGCTCTGCCTCCCAAGGCCACGGTAATTTTATCGATTAACCAGGCGCGGGTGAAGAAAAATTCATCGGTTATTTCTTCGTCCATAATCGGTTGAGCAAAACCTCCGATGCCACCGGAACGGGGGATGATGGTGACTTTGTTTAAGGGGTCGGCATTTTCTAACAAGGTCATCAGCAAGGCATGACCCAACTCATGATAGCCGAGTAAGCGCTTTTTCTTACTGTCGAGTAGGGGGGTCAGTTGCAGACCGATGGTAATTCGATCAATGGCATCCTCAATTTCTAAAAGTTCGATCGCCTCTTTGCGCCGCCTTGCCGTTAAAATTGCCGCTTCGTTGAGCAGGTTGGCTAAGTCGGCCCCGGAAAATCCTGGGGTGCGACGGGAGATCGTCTCTAATGAAACCTCTGGAGAGAGCTTTTTATTGCGCGCATGGACTTGCAAAATCCCCAGGCGGCCACTATAAGTAGGCAAATCGACCATCACCTGCCGGTCAAATCGTCCGGGACGGAGTAATGCCTGATCCAGGACGTCGGGTCGGTTGGTAGCAGCAATAATAATAATTCCGGAGTTGCCCTCAAATCCATCCATCTCGGTGAGGAGTTGGTTGAGGGTTTGTTCGCGCTCATCGTTGCCACCGCCGATGCCTGCGCCACGCTGACGACCCACAGCATCAATTTCATCGATGAAGACGATGCAGGGGGAGTTTTCTTTGGCTTTTTTGAACAGGTCCCGGACGCGGGAGGCCCCGACGCCGACAAACATTTCTACAAATTCTGACCCGGAGATGCTGAAGAAGGGGACGCCTGCTTCTCCGGCGATCGCTTTGGCGAGTAAGGTTTTGCCGGTTCCTGGAGGTCCAATTAACAGGATGCCTTTAGGAATTTTGGCCCCGATCGCCGTAAATCGTTCGGGTTTTTTCAAGAAAGTCACGACTTCTTGGAGTTCTTCTTTGGCTTCCTCAATTCCGGCGACGTCATCAAACATGACGCCGGTTTTGGCTTCCATCTGAAATTTCGCTTTGGATTTGCCAAAGCTCATGGCTTGATTTCCAGCTTGAGCCGATCGCCGCACGATCATCATCACGACTCCTATTAAAAGGAGAATTAACAGCAGATTGGCGATCATGCCAAAAGCAGCAGAGGGGTCAGAGGTGGGCTGAACATCCAGTTGGATCGTCTCAGTGGTCTGATTTTGTAGTCTAATTCTTTCAAATAATTCAGGGTGGCGATCGAACAGGGGGACAGTATATTCCTGATCGCCCTGTAGTAATTTAACTCGGGCAACCCCTTGTGCCGGATCCACTGCCACTCGTTGGACTTCTCCGGCATCAATTTTCTGCAATAATTCGCCATAACTCAGGGCAGTGGCTTCGGTTTGGGCGATCGCCGGAGTCGTCAGCAGCACTCCTTGAGTCAGTATTCCCGATGCCAGCATTGCCCCTAGGGTGCTTGCTAGTTTGACGGGGAGAGATATTTTTTTAGCGACAGGCCCTTTACTGTTGGCAGGGTTGCCTTGTGTTGTCATGTTCTGACGGTTGAGTGAACCCCGTTGACTGACTCCCCATTGTCCTTCGATCCACTGTTTCAAAAAACCTTTCATATTCAATCGCTTCACCTGTGCCTGTTTGAAATTGTCTATGCTGAGGTCCCAAAGATGAACTCTCGGCGATTTATCCCTCGACATTAGGTCCCGTTTCTAGTTTAACGTTTGTCCGGTCGCACTGCCTTGATCCGGTGCTGATCCTGCAATTAAAACCCTCCCCCTGGGCGATATACCAAAGGGGAGGGTTTAATGCCTGCCGAATCAAGGGATCCGGCGTCTGTTGACCCTCACGCTATTTCCCCGACGATTGGGTTGGCGTCGGGTTAGAGGCGGACGGTGCAGACTGGGGATGGCATTTGGTCCTATTTAGCTGTTGGGAATGCTGATCGGAATGGATCGCCGAGATGCCATGAGTGCCAAGGGAAGTTGGCAGTGGGGAGACCGGGAAAATGTGCGATCGCAGTCGAGTTTAATGGGATGAAATTGCCACTAACATGAGGGCGGCAACGCTCAAGGTGACCACTTGCAGGGCGATTGTGCCTGCTAACCAGAGAAAAGGTTTCCACGTATAATCCATAAATGACTCCTCCTCAACACAGTGAGGAATACTGACGTTCATGCTCAACGAATTCTCCACCAATTTGGGTGATCGGATCGCGTTCGATTGTGCGATCGTTATCACCGGAGGTCTTGATGGCGATCGCATCCCTCGCGGTTTCCCGGTTTTGGGGATCGCTAGAGCGCCTATCATACTTGTGATCCCCGTAGGCGATCGCAAGGACTGACGAGTAAAAAAATGGATGGATTGTTATTTTCCATATTCTCCATTTTTATTCCAGTTCTGACTTTCAATGTCTCCTGAGTCTCCCTCACTGTAACAAAATGTGCGCCCTAGACGATGGCAAGGGGCTTTCTCCCGGGAGAAAGCCCCTACAAACGACTCAATTTTAATCAATTGTGTCAGTTTTCTAATTTAAGATCCAATCCATGACAGCATTTTCCTGAATCATCCCTCTATTCAAGGGATTTCCTGGAGGTTCATCCCAAGCCCCCAGTCCGAGTGTCTAAGTATGACTCTCGTTTGTGATGAATTGTTTCATCCGGGGATGTTCGATTAGTTTAGCACAGAAATTGAGATCTGTTTGCTAACTTTACCCGAGGAAATCCGTCTCCCGCTTCTGGAAAACGGGTCCCTGGATGATGGGGTAATTTCATCCCATCGGAGGAACACAATTCATGTGCTATCGTTTCTCGACCTGAAGGTAGATTTTTAGTGATGGTGGTGATGGTGATGGGTGTGAGGAACGGCAACTAAGGGGGTTCCGGCTACAGCAGCGCGATCGCTGAGTAACTCCTCAATTAATGGGTTAGCCCATTCTGCCACCATTTTCAAAAACTCCGGTTGTTCGTTAACACAGGGCATCTGAATATAACTCACATCAGAGTGACGCTTCTCTAAGTCATGAATAATATGATGCACATCCAGCAGGGTTTCATGATTTTCCGTGGCAAACCCGATTGGCATAAACACCACCGCCTTTGCGCCGAGTTGGATCAAGTTCTCTGCGGCAAGGGTGGCATTTGGTTGAGTCCAGTCAATCAACGGAGTTTGGTGATTCAGCCAACCCACGGAAATCAGCGGATAGCGCTCAATCAGCTTATCCCGGACTGCATCATAGAGGGCCTGACTTTCCGTAATTCCCGACGTAAAGCCTTTTGCCTTGTGAGGACAACCGTGATTCATTAACACAATGCCAATTTGTGAGGCAAAATGTTCCCCGGTGAGTTCAGCAGCAATGGTTTGCTCGACCATTTGTGCCATTAAATTGATATAGGCGGGTTGGTTATAAAAAGAAGGGATATATCGCATATCCTTAACCCACTGTTCGCTCTCACCCTCACTGAGTTTTTCGAGGGCTAAATTGACTTGTTCTACGGCAATACCGCTGGTAAAGATAGAATCCACCACTAATAGGGGATAGATCAGCAGTTTATCAAATCCTTCAGCTTTAATTTGAGTGAGAACTTGCTCGGGAAGGTGCGGCGCACAGAAGTTAAAGGCTTTGAAAACTTTAATGCGATCGCCCCACTGATGTTGCAATTCATGCTCGATTCCCTCCCGTTGTTTCTCAAAAATGGCATTGTGAGGGGAGATGAATTTGCCATGTTGATGACTCCACTCATGGAAATCAAAGATGGCGAGTAATTTTGCCAAGGGGGGATAGATCCAGCTTGGAACAGGTGCAAACTTCGCTGTGAGTAGATTCAGCGCTTGCTCATTATAGTTGGCAAAGTCGTCATAACTTTCGACTTCGCCATACCCCATGAGTAATACAGCAACGCGATCGCCTTGCGAATCACTGCCACTGCTGACTGGGGTTGTTACTTGTTGTTGTTCGGGACTTGCAACCACGGTTGACTCCTCAATATTCGAGTTAGGGTTCTGCGATCGGGTTCATGTTGCCGATTCCCTCTAGAGTAACATCCCCTAGGGGGGGAATGAGGGGTGAGGTGAACCCAACCCAGGGACTGGGTTGGCAAGATTGGGTAAAGATGAAAAAACCCTCCCCAATGTCTTGGGGAGGGTGAAAGCTGTTGCTGCCGGTTCGTTTAAAAGGCGCAATAGTAGACGGAACCGACATCTATCGACTCTAGGCGATCGCTTCTAGGAACCAGCGCCTCAAAGCTATGACCCTCAAAACTGGGACGCCAAAACACCAACAGGGGAACGGGATTATTTTGGAATTGGAACGCACCAATGGGTGCAGAAATTCCCGGTTGAATGCGTTTAGAAAAATCAATCGCTTCCTCGTAGGCACCCGGCATGGACAAAATTTCCACCGGGTTGATGTAGAGAGCGGTTCCGGCATTGTCAGCAACCGTTAACATTGCCGTTTTATCGCTGGTTTGTTCCAAGACAATGATGGTTTCTCCCGCTTCCCAAGCTTTGATTTGCATGGGGTCTGGCGGATTTCGACGCAGGACTCCCTCGGGAATGCGATCGATGGGGAGGGTTTCCAAAGATAAAGCAGTGGCAGCATCTCCTTGAGAGGGTGGCAACACCCAAACTGCTCCTTCTGGGAAGGTTTGAGAGGCATTAAAGGTTGCCATTGGGGTGGGACTGTTGTCACAACCGTAGGGTTCATTTTGCCAGCGCCGCAAGGTCACTTCTTCGCGAATTCCCGGTGCGATCGCCACCACAGGAGTTCCTGGATCAACTAACGACCACTGTTCAGAAAACATCGCAATTTGTGCCTCCCCACTGGTGGGAGAAAAAGCAAACTCACTAGCACCATTTTGTTGCACTTTGGTCCCAAATCCTAGCCATCCCGGAAAGTCTAAAAATCGCTGTTCCGGCAAATCTCTTTCTGCCTCGGGAATTGTTGTGGCACTATTGTTCCCCCAAATTGTACAGCTATTCAGTCCGGGTAACATCAACAGAAGACTTAAGAGGGTTAGAGAAAGCTGGGTTTTCGGTGTCGGGATGGAAAGGTTTAATTTTTTCATGTCTTCTTTGGGTTCATCCAAGATATCCAGCCTAACCAATTTTTTACCAATGCTGCCAATTCTGCATATCCGGCAGATTGAGGATGTGCTCCATCATTAGCCGCTACTTCACTCATCCAGATGGGAGAGTTTTGAAGGGGAGTTAAAACATCTAAATAGGGAATGGACAGATTGAAGCAAATTTGCTCAAATTGATTGGATAGAGCAACCAGTCTCAAGTTGTTTTCACCATTGCCAAGGGGAGGAGAACTCACCATTAACACCGGAAACAACAATTTCGCCTGTTCAAGGATCTGCCATGCATTGTTCAGGGAGTCCGGAAAGTCTATGCGCGTTTTTCCTTTTTCGAGGGTAATATCGTTTGCACCGAAGGAAAATAGGACTTTTCCATTACAATTTGGGGGTAAGCGATGGGAAACTTCCGGCAGCCAACGCTTTAAAATATCCGCCGAGGTATCTCCCCGGACCCCGAGATTGTAATAGGTAATCTCGGACCCCGCTTGACAAGCTGTCGCCACAATTCTGCCGGTCCAGCCTAAGTATTCAGGGTCTCCGGTTCCGTTTACAAAGGAGTCACCGACAAAACATATCCGGCTTGCTGTCATGATTTAAACCTATTATTGTTGGGAGAGTCGTTTCACACTTTCCCCGGCGAGTAACTGATGAGCATCGGCTAAGAGTTCAGGGATTTTATCCGCATGAGGACTGCGCGAAAGACATTGGCTAAAATCTAAGGTTTGGACGGCTTCGGCTTTTTCTCCAGGAAACCAATGGTTGCCATTTCCCAGTAAATTATAGCGCATTTTGGCATACTCGACCATATCGTAGGCGATCGCCAGGTTTCTCAGCCATAAAATCTGGTAAATGTTAATCGAATTGGGGGTTTCTTCTGGGGTGGGTAGGCCGATATGCCAGCTTTTGAACCAATCTTCTCCAAATCGGGCGATCGCAGCCTGTTCCAACCGCTCAATAATCGGCGGTAACAGTTCCTCAGCTTCTTCTAAAAGCTCTAAAGTTTTCAAATGTTCATCAAAATCCGTGGGTCTCGATCCACCAATACTCAAGGTATGAATTTGGGGATGAGACAAGCAAAATAAGTCATTAAATACGATGGGACTCAGGGGTTGGCAGAGTTCTACTAATCTTTCCGGAGGACTATAGAGGTTTCCCCCTTTATTCGAGGGACTAATAATAAATATCCCCATATCCCGTTGAGTAGCTGCCTCAATTGCAGGCCAGTTTCCCTGATTAATATAGTACCAATGCAGGTTGACATAATCAAACCGATTGGTCTGAATTGCCTTGATAATCACCTCCGTTGGCGCATGAGTGGAAAACCCAACAAACCGAACTTTACCCTGTGCTTGAAACTCTTTGACCACATCCACACATCCCCCAGGACGAATGCTGTAGTCTAACAATTCCGGGGTATTAATCCCATGAATCCCCAACAAATCCACATAATCTAACTTTAAATTAGACAAGGATTGTTCCAAAGTCACTCGAAATTCTTCAGGATTTTCAGTCGGTCCAACTTTGGTTTGAACGATAATTTTTTCTCGGGGTAATTTAGGGAGAATTTCGCCCAGTTGGATTTCCGATGTGCCGTATCCCCTCGCCGTTTCAATATGATTAATCCCCACTTCCAGGGAACGCCGGATAATCGCTTCTACATTCTCTTGATTATTCGCCGGAATACTCGATTGCGGCACATCTTGCCACTTGTACTGATATCTCATGCCGCCGCAGGAAAATACCGGCATTTGCAATTCAGTTCGTCCAAAGCGTCGGTATTGCATCATTGGAATTTGAATTTGATATTAACAACTTACAGAGGCTTAAAACCCCGCCTGTAGCGGCGATTCGAGAATCGCCCGTCCGTCGGATTCATCCGACAGTCAATTTTATATTATAGTCCATTTAAGTCCATCTAAATCTGATGTAGGGGCAATTGATTGATGGACTACCCCTACAACCGGCACCGAGTGATTAGGGGTGAGGTTTACAGTTCCCGAATCACGGTTTTGCCGTCTACCACTTCACCGACTAACACGACATCGGTTACCCCAACAAATAACCCATTTTCCAACACACCAGGAATATTGTTCAGAGTCTTTTCTAATTCCGCTGGATTGTCAATGCTCTCAAATTTGACATCAATTACAAAATTCCCTTGGTCCGTAATCACGGGCCCGGCTTTCTTCACCCCCATCCGCAATTCCGGGGTTCCCCCTAACTTTTTAATTGCTGCCATTACCGGCGTCATTGCCATCGGCAATACTTCTACAGGTAACAAAAAGGTAGAACCCAATTTATCCACCAATTTAGAACTATCTACCACGACAATAAATACCTCAGCAAGACAATCTACAATTTTCTCGCGAGTATGTGCTGCACCGCCGCCTTTAATCAGGTTTTTCTGGGGATCAACTTCATCAGCACCATCAATGGCAATATCAATGCGATCGACTTCATCTAAAGTCGTTAAAGGAATCCCAAATTGTTTCGCCAGCACTGATGCCTGAAACGAAGTCGGAATCCCTTTAATATCTTTTAAATCCCCATTTTTCAGCCGTTCCCCGAGGAACTCAATGGTATAAGCGGTGGTAGAACCCGTCCCTAATCCCACGATGGAACCGGATTTCACTCGTTGCGCGGCTGCCTTGCCGACTTCGCGTTTCATGGCATTTGCTGTACTCATCAGATCCACTCCTATGTTTGTCCCCACTGGGACAGAACGACAGTTAAAATAAACTCCACTGTCAAATTTACCCTGTTCCTGTCCCCATCGCGCATTTTTTCCCCTCCGGATGACTGATCCCGCCCTGGGTGATATTATCAATGGGTGTCGATGTCTATGGGATGGTGGCTCAGATCCCCCCTAGGTTCCGCACCGCTTGCCAATCGTTTCTCCCGCTGTAAAGTTGATATGAAAATTGCATTTATAGACCCTTCCGATTGGGATTACCGGGTAGAAAGCGCGTATGAGATGCCGATGGGAGGTTCCCAATCTGCTTTATGTTATTTAGCGGAACAATTGGCACAACAGGGTCATGAGGTTTTTGTGTTTAATCAAACCTCTAATCCAGGGATTTCAAGGGGTGTAAACTGTCTGGCTTTTCCCTTAAATCAGATGTCCGAGACAGTGCGCCGATCGCTGGATGTGGCAATTATTTTAAATGTGGCAGGCAAGGGTCTCCCACTCCGGCAATTCTTCGGGGAGAAAATTCGCTTAATTTTGTGGACTCAACAGCTTCCCACCCTCCACGCAATGCAGCCGTTAGAAAATCCGGCTGAACGAGATGTGTATGATGGATTTGCCTTTGTCAGTGAATGGCAGCGACATCAATTTGAAGTAGTTTTTAACATTAATTCCGAGCGCAGTGCAATTCTCAGAAATGCCATTGCGCCCGCCTTTCAAAACCTCTTTCCCCCCAATACTTCTATCCTCTCCCATAAATCTCATCCCCCCATTCTCGCCTACACCAGCACACCCTTCCGAGGATTAGATTTACTCTTATCAATTTTCCCCAAAATTCGTCAAGCAGTCCCCGGAACTATTCTCAAAGTTTTTTCCAGTAAAAAAGTCTACCAACTGCGGGAAGATATCGATGAATCCGTCTATGGTTCCCTCTATCAACACTGTCGGGACATGGAAGGAGTAGAATATTTGGGGTCTGTTTCTCAACCGGAACTCGCTCAACAGTTGCGATCGGTTTCGCTGTTAACCTATCCCAATACCTTTAAAGAAACCTCTTGTATTGCAGTAATGGAAGCAATGGCAAGCGGATGTCGCGTGGTGACAAGCAATTTAGCAGCACTCACGGAAACAGCAGCCGGTTTTTGTCCCTTAGTTTCCGTTGAGGATGTTCAGGGATTTTCTTCTGTCAGGGATTGGCAATTTTCTGGAAGAACCGATTGGCAAAATTATGCGAGTCGGTTTGTGGAGACAACAGTGCAGGCGATCGCAGATTTGCAAAATATCAATGCCGAATCCCAACTCCAAAAACAGGTGGACTATATCCATCATTCCTGCACTTGGGAGGTGCGCGCCACTACCTGGATTGACTGGTTGAGTCACCTCTGTGGATTGAACAGTCCCTCCGTTCCTCCCACCGCTAAAACCCTCACCCAACAAGCAGAACTTGCCTATCATCAAGGACAATTAAACCGGGCGGTGACCCTCTGTCAACAATCCCTCAAACTGAATCCAACTCTGACGCAAACCTATCAAATTTTAGGGGATACATTCCAGGATGCGGGGAAACTCCTAGAAGCGAGTCGTGCCTATGCAACCGCCTTAAAACTGTTAGAAACGGGCAAGGTTGACAGTACCCAATCCCTTCTACTCCGGG includes:
- the csaB gene encoding polysaccharide pyruvyl transferase CsaB translates to MKPIRAVCCGYYGKGNAGDEALLASLLQMLPSDITPVVLSGNPRQTRERYQVSACNRMSAFSVWQVLRESDVFIWGGGSLIQDVTSAVSPLYYAGLMGLAQGLGLKTIAWGQGVGPLKRPLTRRIAKQTFSKCTRVSVRDRGSAALLAEWQIPFTMAPDPVWALEGKPVPGLWDLPAPRVAVNLRSHPLLTPARLDTLTRALISFQKATDTCLLLVPFQASQDLAIAQSIQAQLPGPNHLFMLEDPRELKGLFRGVEMTIGMRFHSLIMAAAEGCRCFAISYDPKVNQLMADLELPGWELADIPEDPNIISKLWIEQYANGDPLSDISIQAIVDRALIHEELLQNL
- the ftsH gene encoding ATP-dependent zinc metalloprotease FtsH; translated protein: MKGFLKQWIEGQWGVSQRGSLNRQNMTTQGNPANSKGPVAKKISLPVKLASTLGAMLASGILTQGVLLTTPAIAQTEATALSYGELLQKIDAGEVQRVAVDPAQGVARVKLLQGDQEYTVPLFDRHPELFERIRLQNQTTETIQLDVQPTSDPSAAFGMIANLLLILLLIGVVMMIVRRSAQAGNQAMSFGKSKAKFQMEAKTGVMFDDVAGIEEAKEELQEVVTFLKKPERFTAIGAKIPKGILLIGPPGTGKTLLAKAIAGEAGVPFFSISGSEFVEMFVGVGASRVRDLFKKAKENSPCIVFIDEIDAVGRQRGAGIGGGNDEREQTLNQLLTEMDGFEGNSGIIIIAATNRPDVLDQALLRPGRFDRQVMVDLPTYSGRLGILQVHARNKKLSPEVSLETISRRTPGFSGADLANLLNEAAILTARRRKEAIELLEIEDAIDRITIGLQLTPLLDSKKKRLLGYHELGHALLMTLLENADPLNKVTIIPRSGGIGGFAQPIMDEEITDEFFFTRAWLIDKITVALGGRAAEHEVFGAMEITQGAQSDIQAVAKIAREMVTRYGMSDLGPLALETQNPEVFLGRDLGSKAEYSEEVASKVDRQVRAIAFQCYEKARSIIREHRDMMDRLLDILLEEETIEGEKFRQIVSEYVELPEKEVLKKIR
- a CDS encoding M23 family metallopeptidase, with protein sequence MMRNAIPGWMHKNLTRTLRRLLFVGLGLAVMLVLGLQPQIAQSQGPGMPQIAAANHWQGASFPVENFQAYTSPFGYRQSPTGGYSREFHSGLDIAAPMGSYIRNWWAGTVSQVIDDDRCGIGLVINSGDWEHIYCHMQGAVERSGGRRYLIDRTGGLQIFLGQQVPAGVRIGRVGMSGRSTGPHLHWGLRYANEWYDPALILRAMYSSSRSVSMQR
- a CDS encoding ferrochelatase is translated as MVASPEQQQVTTPVSSGSDSQGDRVAVLLMGYGEVESYDDFANYNEQALNLLTAKFAPVPSWIYPPLAKLLAIFDFHEWSHQHGKFISPHNAIFEKQREGIEHELQHQWGDRIKVFKAFNFCAPHLPEQVLTQIKAEGFDKLLIYPLLVVDSIFTSGIAVEQVNLALEKLSEGESEQWVKDMRYIPSFYNQPAYINLMAQMVEQTIAAELTGEHFASQIGIVLMNHGCPHKAKGFTSGITESQALYDAVRDKLIERYPLISVGWLNHQTPLIDWTQPNATLAAENLIQLGAKAVVFMPIGFATENHETLLDVHHIIHDLEKRHSDVSYIQMPCVNEQPEFLKMVAEWANPLIEELLSDRAAVAGTPLVAVPHTHHHHHHH
- a CDS encoding GDSL-type esterase/lipase family protein, with amino-acid sequence MTASRICFVGDSFVNGTGDPEYLGWTGRIVATACQAGSEITYYNLGVRGDTSADILKRWLPEVSHRLPPNCNGKVLFSFGANDITLEKGKTRIDFPDSLNNAWQILEQAKLLFPVLMVSSPPLGNGENNLRLVALSNQFEQICFNLSIPYLDVLTPLQNSPIWMSEVAANDGAHPQSAGYAELAALVKNWLGWISWMNPKKT
- a CDS encoding glycosyltransferase: MKIAFIDPSDWDYRVESAYEMPMGGSQSALCYLAEQLAQQGHEVFVFNQTSNPGISRGVNCLAFPLNQMSETVRRSLDVAIILNVAGKGLPLRQFFGEKIRLILWTQQLPTLHAMQPLENPAERDVYDGFAFVSEWQRHQFEVVFNINSERSAILRNAIAPAFQNLFPPNTSILSHKSHPPILAYTSTPFRGLDLLLSIFPKIRQAVPGTILKVFSSKKVYQLREDIDESVYGSLYQHCRDMEGVEYLGSVSQPELAQQLRSVSLLTYPNTFKETSCIAVMEAMASGCRVVTSNLAALTETAAGFCPLVSVEDVQGFSSVRDWQFSGRTDWQNYASRFVETTVQAIADLQNINAESQLQKQVDYIHHSCTWEVRATTWIDWLSHLCGLNSPSVPPTAKTLTQQAELAYHQGQLNRAVTLCQQSLKLNPTLTQTYQILGDTFQDAGKLLEASRAYATALKLLETGKVDSTQSLLLRDKLGQILDELGESEAAIALKSGFGGS
- the rpiA gene encoding ribose-5-phosphate isomerase RpiA translates to MSTANAMKREVGKAAAQRVKSGSIVGLGTGSTTAYTIEFLGERLKNGDLKDIKGIPTSFQASVLAKQFGIPLTTLDEVDRIDIAIDGADEVDPQKNLIKGGGAAHTREKIVDCLAEVFIVVVDSSKLVDKLGSTFLLPVEVLPMAMTPVMAAIKKLGGTPELRMGVKKAGPVITDQGNFVIDVKFESIDNPAELEKTLNNIPGVLENGLFVGVTDVVLVGEVVDGKTVIREL
- a CDS encoding aldo/keto reductase; the encoded protein is MQYRRFGRTELQMPVFSCGGMRYQYKWQDVPQSSIPANNQENVEAIIRRSLEVGINHIETARGYGTSEIQLGEILPKLPREKIIVQTKVGPTENPEEFRVTLEQSLSNLKLDYVDLLGIHGINTPELLDYSIRPGGCVDVVKEFQAQGKVRFVGFSTHAPTEVIIKAIQTNRFDYVNLHWYYINQGNWPAIEAATQRDMGIFIISPSNKGGNLYSPPERLVELCQPLSPIVFNDLFCLSHPQIHTLSIGGSRPTDFDEHLKTLELLEEAEELLPPIIERLEQAAIARFGEDWFKSWHIGLPTPEETPNSINIYQILWLRNLAIAYDMVEYAKMRYNLLGNGNHWFPGEKAEAVQTLDFSQCLSRSPHADKIPELLADAHQLLAGESVKRLSQQ